The following coding sequences lie in one Pontibacter sp. G13 genomic window:
- a CDS encoding T9SS type A sorting domain-containing protein gives MKHYYLILAALLLAPFSMNAQVNLTIQVDMNEQTVSDSGVHVAGSFQGWDPASTELTDVDADGIYEVTLQVDPDSTYEYKFINGNDWPDSESVPGQCAQNNNRFVAVGATDLTTDLVCYASCDTCGLVVPTTNVTFRVRMGGGITVADTVSVAGSFQGVAGFNDWSPGETVLTDVDADGVYEVTVTVPQGQYGYKFINGTAWGQDEGVPCSCKIGGNRGVDLTSAPADTTLDIVCFGSCSDNCPSDDLVDVTFRVDMSNEFLAPEGVFVAGSFSAPAWDKDTFQLMDGDGDGIYEATLAISAKEHEFKFYNGIDSTGGDGVAEDATNGAALEKCGCDNGIGGFNRNISAGGQGSAYLTPVYVFGTCDELSGGVDIETELEGGFNIYPNPFNHTAIIEFKNDFAASYDVIVTDLTGKTVRVINDITDSKVTLEKGNLTNGLYFVSLRNAAGETFTQKVIIR, from the coding sequence ATGAAACACTACTACCTGATCTTGGCAGCCTTGCTGCTCGCGCCATTTAGCATGAATGCTCAGGTGAACTTGACCATTCAAGTTGACATGAACGAGCAAACTGTCTCTGATTCCGGCGTACACGTTGCGGGATCTTTCCAAGGTTGGGACCCTGCTTCTACCGAGTTGACTGACGTGGATGCTGACGGTATCTACGAAGTGACTTTGCAGGTTGATCCAGACTCCACTTACGAGTACAAATTCATCAACGGTAACGACTGGCCTGATTCCGAGTCTGTACCTGGTCAGTGTGCTCAAAACAACAACCGTTTCGTAGCTGTTGGTGCAACCGATCTCACTACTGATTTGGTTTGCTACGCTTCTTGCGACACTTGTGGCTTGGTAGTTCCCACTACCAATGTAACCTTCCGTGTACGTATGGGTGGTGGTATTACTGTTGCTGACACTGTATCTGTTGCAGGTTCCTTCCAAGGAGTTGCCGGTTTCAACGACTGGTCTCCAGGTGAAACTGTCTTGACAGATGTAGACGCTGATGGTGTTTACGAAGTGACTGTAACTGTACCACAAGGTCAGTATGGCTACAAATTCATCAACGGTACTGCTTGGGGACAAGACGAAGGTGTTCCTTGTTCTTGCAAAATCGGTGGTAACCGCGGCGTTGACTTGACTTCTGCTCCTGCAGATACCACTTTGGATATCGTATGCTTCGGTTCCTGCTCTGACAACTGTCCTTCTGATGACTTGGTTGACGTGACTTTCCGTGTTGACATGTCCAATGAGTTCTTGGCACCAGAGGGTGTATTCGTAGCTGGTTCTTTCTCTGCTCCAGCATGGGACAAGGACACTTTCCAATTGATGGACGGTGACGGCGACGGCATCTACGAAGCTACTTTGGCGATCTCCGCTAAAGAGCACGAGTTCAAATTCTACAATGGTATCGATTCCACTGGAGGTGACGGTGTAGCTGAAGACGCTACCAACGGTGCTGCGCTTGAAAAATGTGGTTGTGACAACGGAATCGGTGGATTCAACCGTAACATCAGCGCTGGTGGACAAGGTTCCGCATACTTGACTCCTGTTTACGTATTCGGTACTTGTGACGAGCTTTCCGGTGGTGTAGACATCGAAACTGAGTTGGAAGGTGGATTCAACATCTACCCGAATCCATTCAACCACACTGCGATCATCGAATTCAAGAATGACTTCGCTGCTAGCTACGACGTGATCGTAACTGACTTGACTGGAAAGACTGTACGTGTGATCAATGACATCACAGACAGCAAAGTAACCTTGGAAAAAGGAAACTTGACCAACGGTCTGTACTTCGTGAGCCTGCGCAACGCAGCTGGCGAGACCTTCACTCAGAAGGTGATCATCCGATAG
- a CDS encoding BlaI/MecI/CopY family transcriptional regulator — protein MQKLTKAEENLMQIIWEKEAVFLRDLMDALPDPKPSQSTVSTVIRILKDKGFIDFKAFGKSYQYYPIVSKDDYAKEYLHQFLDNYFGGSFRNLLSFFAKEENLDLHDIDALLKNLPDSDSPTES, from the coding sequence ATGCAGAAACTTACCAAAGCAGAGGAGAACCTCATGCAAATCATCTGGGAAAAAGAAGCGGTATTCCTCCGAGACTTGATGGATGCTCTCCCAGATCCCAAACCTTCCCAAAGTACCGTCAGTACCGTGATCCGTATTTTGAAGGACAAGGGATTTATCGACTTCAAGGCATTTGGCAAATCCTACCAATACTACCCGATTGTCTCCAAAGATGATTACGCCAAGGAGTACCTCCACCAATTTCTCGACAATTACTTTGGAGGTTCATTCCGCAACCTTCTGAGCTTTTTCGCCAAAGAGGAAAATCTCGACCTCCACGATATCGACGCACTGCTCAAAAACCTTCCCGACTCCGACTCACCTACTGAATCATGA
- a CDS encoding M56 family metallopeptidase, with translation MNISIPSLPDWLLQSSLALTGVYAIYRIFLAKITQFQFNRFFLLGGSLVSLLLPMLSIDAPQALGEFTLPTMNVAAAEFSGESGFQMPSWMTVLGIIYLAGVLISGTKFGMELFRLFAFVRKHPTTQEAGIPVIQTDGAIPTSSFLRWILWDNSQNLSPEERLQMWQHEQCHILQRHTYDILVMRLLLIVCWFHPLAYQLHQALRLTHEYLADRVAVSAGEPARYARLLVRQTLGRQWLPAHAFSQSPTKTRIVMLTKSTSRFKSWINTSLALSMMCLLAVSIGCSQELDQVEAETVSRGEPTVIQVQDADQAPTPLNMVDLYTKIGYPKSLQDAEVQGMVVARILVSPEGTYVKHEILKEDHPLLSEAVVPHLKDLLFEPAMKDGKPVKFWVNIPFNFKLSEEEELPKIKEIPSDN, from the coding sequence ATGAATATCTCCATTCCATCCCTCCCTGATTGGCTTTTGCAATCAAGCCTTGCACTGACGGGCGTGTATGCGATCTACCGGATCTTTCTCGCCAAAATCACCCAATTCCAGTTCAATCGATTCTTCCTGCTTGGTGGGAGTCTGGTCAGTCTGCTTTTGCCGATGCTATCCATCGACGCACCTCAGGCCCTAGGAGAGTTCACCCTTCCGACGATGAACGTAGCCGCAGCCGAGTTTTCCGGAGAATCAGGCTTCCAAATGCCGAGCTGGATGACAGTCTTGGGCATCATATATCTGGCGGGCGTGCTTATCTCCGGAACCAAATTTGGCATGGAACTTTTCAGGCTGTTTGCATTCGTACGGAAACATCCGACTACCCAGGAAGCAGGGATTCCCGTCATCCAAACGGATGGAGCCATCCCCACCAGCTCATTCCTCCGCTGGATCTTGTGGGACAACTCCCAGAATCTCAGCCCCGAAGAACGCCTACAAATGTGGCAACACGAACAATGCCACATTCTTCAAAGACATACTTACGACATCTTGGTGATGCGGCTTTTGCTCATCGTATGCTGGTTCCATCCATTGGCCTATCAGCTGCACCAGGCACTCCGACTCACCCACGAATATTTGGCAGACCGCGTAGCCGTTTCAGCCGGCGAACCTGCGCGCTACGCCCGTCTGCTTGTGCGCCAAACACTGGGACGCCAATGGTTGCCTGCACATGCTTTTTCTCAGTCACCCACAAAAACCCGTATTGTGATGCTAACCAAATCCACTTCTCGTTTCAAAAGCTGGATCAATACCAGCCTGGCCCTTTCCATGATGTGCTTGCTCGCCGTATCCATTGGATGCTCCCAAGAGCTCGACCAAGTAGAAGCTGAAACCGTTTCGCGTGGAGAGCCCACCGTCATCCAGGTCCAAGATGCCGACCAGGCTCCCACTCCGCTCAATATGGTGGATCTCTACACCAAAATCGGCTACCCGAAATCCCTTCAGGATGCGGAGGTACAAGGCATGGTCGTGGCGCGAATTCTCGTTTCTCCAGAAGGAACCTATGTCAAGCATGAGATCCTCAAGGAGGACCACCCACTGTTGTCAGAAGCCGTGGTTCCACACCTGAAAGATCTGTTGTTTGAGCCCGCTATGAAGGATGGAAAACCCGTCAAATTCTGGGTGAACATCCCGTTCAACTTCAAGCTCTCAGAGGAAGAAGAATTGCCTAAAATCAAGGAGATTCCTTCTGACAACTAA